One genomic region from Sphingobacterium multivorum encodes:
- a CDS encoding phage holin family protein has protein sequence MKFIISLLLTGLVVAIACWVVPGAEVAGFGWAIVTGLVIGFVNATVGSILRLFTFPLNWLTLGLVSFIITVLMVLLTDSLLGSKFDVHGFWTAALFAIVVAILEMIIGSMSKD, from the coding sequence ATGAAATTTATTATTAGTCTTTTACTTACTGGTCTGGTAGTCGCAATTGCTTGCTGGGTTGTTCCTGGTGCTGAAGTTGCTGGTTTCGGTTGGGCTATCGTTACGGGACTTGTCATTGGATTTGTCAACGCCACTGTGGGATCGATTTTAAGGTTATTCACTTTCCCATTGAATTGGCTTACCCTTGGTCTGGTTTCCTTTATTATTACCGTATTAATGGTCTTGTTGACCGATTCACTACTTGGTTCCAAATTTGATGTACATGGATTTTGGACCGCAGCGCTGTTTGCCATTGTCGTTGCCATATTGGAAATGATTATTGGCAGTATGTCAAAAGATTAA